The Actinomycetota bacterium genome includes the window CGCCCTGGCGGTCCTGGTGCTGCAGGTCGTCCTGCCCTCCCGGGCCCGCCCCTTCACTGCGCCTTTCGGCGTCGACGTCCTGCTCCGCTTCCACCGCTACGTCGGAATGGCGAGCATCTGGCTGGTGCTGGCCCACCTTGTGGTGCTGCTGATCGACGACCCGGCCAAGTGGGCCCTGCTCAACCCGATGGTCGCCCCGTGGCGGGCCCGGGCCGGGGTCAGCGCCCTGGTCTGCCTGTTTCTACTGGGCGGGACCTCGATGTGGCGGCGCTGGTTCAAGCTCAGCTACGAAACCTGGCGGTGGGTCCACATCGTCCTCGGCGCCGGGCTTATCGGGTTCTCGTTCGCCCACATGGTCGGGGTCAACCACTACCTCAGCCTGGGGGCGATCTGGGTCGCCTCGGTGGCGATGCTCGGGATAGCCGGCTGGGGCCTCTCGCACCTGCGGCTCGCCCGGCCGCACGGGGCCTCCCGGCAGCCGTACGTTGTAACCGGCGTCCGGCGCGAGAGGGGCGAGGCCCACACGGTGAAGCTGCGGGCGGTCGGCCACGGCGGCCACCACTTCCGCCCGGGCCAGTTCGCCTGGATCAAGCTCGGGGAAACCCCGTTCTCCCTGCGGGAGCACCCGTTCTCCTACTCCTCGAGCGCAGCGAGTCCCGAGTGCCCGGAGTTCACCATCAAGGCGCTCGGCAACTTCACCGAAGGGGTGGGCCGTCTCGACCTAGGCACCCGCATCCACGTCGACGGGCCCCACGGCTCGTTCTCGCCGGCCCATCCGGAAGGCGACTACCTGCTGATCGCAGGTGGCGTCGGCATCACGCCGATGATGAGCATCCTTCGCAGCTTCGCCGACACCGGCGACCGGCGCC containing:
- a CDS encoding ferric reductase-like transmembrane domain-containing protein — protein: MIEGPAGTAVLDRPQSDPAPAADVGGSQKTVRRLWACVYVALVLAPFALVLVAPRPPGRSFGVELGAALGFAALAVLVLQVVLPSRARPFTAPFGVDVLLRFHRYVGMASIWLVLAHLVVLLIDDPAKWALLNPMVAPWRARAGVSALVCLFLLGGTSMWRRWFKLSYETWRWVHIVLGAGLIGFSFAHMVGVNHYLSLGAIWVASVAMLGIAGWGLSHLRLARPHGASRQPYVVTGVRRERGEAHTVKLRAVGHGGHHFRPGQFAWIKLGETPFSLREHPFSYSSSAASPECPEFTIKALGNFTEGVGRLDLGTRIHVDGPHGSFSPAHPEGDYLLIAGGVGITPMMSILRSFADTGDRRRFCLVYASREWEDVTFREELDGLKSRLPLTVHHILSRPHPAWPGHRGRLSEAVLRQCLQQLTAPFNVFVCGSPRMVEDAACRLRKVGVPDPWVHTEKFAGA